In one window of Fictibacillus phosphorivorans DNA:
- the hemQ gene encoding hydrogen peroxide-dependent heme synthase, with product MSEAAITLEGWYCLHDFRTMDWAAWKTLSGDQREYAINEFLTFLEKWENVEANKVGSHALYSIMGQKADFMMMLLRPTMEELNEIENAFNKTAFAQYTVKEYSYVSVVELSTYNPQNESGEMDPMIKARLFPELPKWKHVCFYPMDKRRDGEDNWYMLPMEERKKMMYSHGMIGRGYAGKVKQIITGSVGLDDWEWGVTLFSNDMLQFKKLVYEMRFDEVSARYGEFGSFYVGNILTKEAVPAYLQV from the coding sequence ATGAGTGAAGCAGCGATTACACTAGAAGGCTGGTATTGCCTTCATGATTTCCGGACGATGGACTGGGCCGCTTGGAAAACGCTTTCCGGTGACCAGAGAGAATATGCAATCAATGAATTTTTAACGTTCCTTGAGAAGTGGGAGAACGTAGAAGCTAATAAAGTGGGCAGTCATGCTCTATACAGCATCATGGGGCAAAAAGCTGACTTTATGATGATGCTTCTTCGTCCAACGATGGAAGAGCTGAACGAGATTGAAAACGCCTTTAACAAAACAGCATTCGCGCAATATACAGTAAAAGAATACTCTTACGTTTCTGTTGTCGAGCTAAGTACGTATAATCCGCAAAACGAGAGCGGCGAGATGGATCCGATGATCAAAGCTCGTCTGTTCCCAGAGCTTCCAAAATGGAAACATGTATGTTTCTATCCAATGGACAAGCGGCGTGATGGCGAAGATAACTGGTACATGCTGCCGATGGAAGAGCGCAAGAAGATGATGTACTCTCACGGTATGATCGGCCGCGGATATGCAGGAAAAGTGAAGCAGATCATCACAGGATCCGTTGGTCTAGATGATTGGGAATGGGGCGTAACGCTCTTCTCAAACGACATGCTTCAATTCAAAAAACTCGTATACGAAATGCGCTTTGACGAAGTAAGTGCGCGTTACGGCGAGTTCGGATCTTTCTACGTTGGAAACATCCTTACAAAAGAAGCAGTGCCCGCTTATTT